From the Acidovorax sp. NCPPB 3576 genome, the window CGTCCTTGTATTTGACAACGGACGGGGGCCGCTTTCCTGCCTTGGCTTTTACGGTCGGCTTTACTGGGGCCAATGCAGCTTCTCCAAAAAGCTCCACAGCGGTAAACCCGTAGTTCTCAATGTCTTTCTTCAACTCTGCAAGCTTTGGCCCCCGGTTTTCTTTACGAAAACTTGCCAACTTCGCATTGGCTTCTGCAAGCGCAGCGGCTGCCTTTTTCTGGTCGGCTTCGAGTTTTTCCAATTGTATTGCGCTGTTATCTGCCATGCGGTCTCCTATGTGTTGGTCGCAATGTAGCACATGGGCGCAATTAGGCGAAGTCTAATTCGAGACCGGGCGCAATTAGAGCTAGAACGGGTGTAGGCGTGGACATAGGAGCGAGCGCAGGCACTGCGGTGGGAAACATGTATAAATGCGTTTTAGCGCGGTATTCGCCAACTGCAAATGTATAGCGCGCAAAGTGCCGGGCCGTTAGTAATTCGGTCGCTTCGGGGGCCGCTTTCAACGCTTCGGCAAGGCGGTATGCGCTCTTTTTCTTTATTAGCTGAATGTCAGCCTTGATTGTCTCATCGCACATGCGAAGGGCCATGCGCTGTACGCTCCCGGGGCGGGCCGCTTCATTCCTGCCAGCGCGCAACAGGAAGGCAAGGCCCGCACGCTCGCTATTTGGGGATGTGGCGACCATGTGATGGGCTTGGGGGTACTCGATGACCTGAACGGGTGCAACGTCGTTCATAGACGCAATTGCGGTGTTTTTCCAATCACTCGGGCATGGAATGCCAAGCTTGCTTGCCAATTGGCCCACGTTCCAGCGGTCGCGGCCTTGAATTGCTTTCGCTGCGCGAATCCAGTCTTGCCCCGCTTGCTTGTCGCCGCGTGCGCTTTTGTCCAAGAGCTCAAATAGGTTTACAAGGTCGCTCTTGCTGTTCGTCTTTGTGTCGTGGGCCGCAAGTTCTTTTGCAATGTAATGTGGGTCAAAGTCTCCATCTTTGCCACCGTTACATAGCCTTCAAGCGTGGCTTCCGTAAGGCGCTCTGCAATAGCGCCGTCATTGTCCAACAACAGCTTGCGGCGGGAATGGCTCACAATTTCGTCAAACGTCAGATTTACGGCATTGCGCAGGTTTGGCGCATTGACAGGGTAGAAAACCAAGTCCTTCTTGAATTTCTCCATGTCGGCAGGCGTGAGTGTTCCGATCTGCTTGGTTCCGAAGCGTTCGAGGAATGGCCTCAACCGAGTTTTGGTTTGCGGAAGGCTTCTCTCGCCGATTTCCTTGTCGTCTTCGCGGGCTTGCTCGGATTTCAGATAGTCCGCTATGTGCCTGGACACCCGGAGGCGCGCAGCAGACGACAGCCGCCCAGGCTCGTGAAAACGTTCTGGCAAGGGCTCGGATATGGCAACCTGCGACAAAGGCCTATCGCCCTGGCTAGACCTATTCACGGCCTCTAAAAAGGCGTCGATGGCCCCCACGTCCCCGGGCTTTACGTCCGTGAAGCGCCAGTTGCCGTTGTCGTCCTTGTCAGCATTGAATGGAGCGAGGTCTTCGAGCTTTGGTTTTTTCATGTTGCTGCGCAGGTATTCAATGAGCGCTTGGCGCTCGATACGCACATTTTGCAACAGATACAGCTCGAAATAGACGCGCAGACGCCGCGCTATGCTCTTAGCACAACGCGGGTCTTTGGTGAGCGTTGAAAACTTTATATCCCTCGGCTCTTTGTGGTTTCTGCGTTCGCTCGGGATGACCAAACGAACAAGAAAAACCCCGCAGCGCGAGACGGAAAGGTAAGCGGATGACCTCATGGAACAGACTCCAAAGTGTCGCCCTTGGTGTCTGCTCGAGGTGTCTTCGTTTTAGAAGTCCTGAAAACCCTTTGATATCAACAACTTACAAAAGTGGTGGAGCTGGCGGGAACCAAAGGGCAACACTCAGCCCAAATCCACCATCTATTTTTTCGTTAAAAATCAAACACTTAACGAGATAGAAAGCCTTACAAGGGATACACCCGCACTCGGATGGCACCCCAAAATGGAGTCCCGAGTGTACCCTTTTGGACAGGTGCTTGGTTGGCTTGCATTTGCGGACGCGGGTTCAATTCCGAATTTTTCAAGGGCGTCCGGAAACCCGCTGTTGCGGCGTGTCGCAGTCTCGCAGTGGTTCACCTCGCGGCGCATTTCAGTCGGAACGAAGTGTTCGGCCGAGGACAGTGCTTGCATTGTCCAAAGCAAGCTGGGCTTCTTTGAGGTACATGGCTTCTTCCCGCGTGCCAGTATCTTGAAGCCGAGCCTTGGCAAGCTCTCGCTGTGCTTTGTGGATGTACTCATCAACGCGGTCGAGGTACTGGGCGGTGTCGTTGTTCATCATTCCAAAGTGCCTGACGCAACACCGTTTGGCAAGTGGTAGGTAACCTCACGTTTGAGGACGTCGATTTAGCTACGCGCGCACCTCCGCAGACCGGTCAAAAAGTTCGTCCAGCACTTTCCCAGGCTTGGTACCGCAAGCTTGGCACCATCGCGCGTACAGCAGCACGTCTATGAAGTTCTCCCCGCGTTCGAGCTTCGAGACGTACGACTGACCAACACCAAGGGCCTCGGACATCTGCACTTGGGTCAATCCGGCCTTCACGCGCACGGAGCGCAGCAACCTGCGCAAGTGTTCGTAGTCAACATGGTACAGAGAGGCGGACATGCCTCGCATGATTTAGTCTCAAACGGAATAGTCGTAACACGACTTTCTTGAGCTACGATGCGCCCCTGATTGCGGCGTGGTGCCGCCCTCACTAACAGGAGTTAATCGCTCATGAAACTGGCAATCCTTGCCTTCGCCTTTGCAGCCTTGTCGGGCTGCACAACCCCCGCCGCTCCGACAGCCAGCCATGGCCCGGCATCTGTCCATCAGCCCCTTCCGTGGTCGTCGGGCTCCAAAGGCATGGCTGACTAAGGGGGAAAAATGCGTTCTATCTACAAAAAAATACGGGCGGCCCTTGCGGCTTGCGCAGCCTTTGCGCTGCTTAGCTTTGGCGCGCACGCCACCGACATTGCTGGCGTGAAGTTGGGAATGTCGGTGGCAGAGGCAAAAGCAGCCTTTGGCAGACCTGCACAAATGAAGGTCATACCGATCTACACCAACAAGGTTGAGAGCGGCCTTGCCGCTTGGCAAGGGGAGCGTCTTTACGACAACTCGTGGAGTGGACCGCTCGATGAGTTCGCGGCGTTCAAGGGCCAAGCCGACAGCATCTGGTTCGTGCAAAAGAATCAGCGTCTACCGAAAACCGCAAGATACACGCGCCAAGTCCTGCTGGAAGCAGTCCGGAAAAAATTCGGCAAAGAGAGCTTCGTCAAAGGTGAGATGGGCGACAAGCTCGGTGCCATAGTGGTAGGGTGGGAGTTCGACCAGGACGGAAAACAGTTCTTCGGCCCGTACTCCGAAGGTGGTCGAACTATCACGGGCGCTGCGATACCGGCAGCACCATGCCGAATGTTCGACCTCGTGAGGATTGGGTCTAACCCGACAGGTGGAGACAACTTCCTTCCTGAACCCATGTCCATCATCCTGCCATCCGAATTCAAGCGCTCGTGCAGTCGCGCGTACTACGTCGAATGGACCCACGATAGCGACGGGCTGGTGGAGGCAGTAGCTCTGAGAGCGATTGACTCCGCTGCAATCCTTCGAGCCATCGATGGCAAAAACGCGGGCAGCGAGGCCGATGCACGCAAGCGGGTCCAGGACCAACAGAACAGGGGCGTGAAGCCTACCTTGTGACGGACGCTGTGACTGACTGAATCAGTCAGTCGGCCAACCTCAAAGCGACGGTAAGCCCGCTCTGCGATAGCTAGCCACTCGCCTAGCCTTCGTCAAAATGCGGGCGTGCCTTGGCGTTGTCAGCCTCGGCGGCCTGCCATGGCCGTCCCACCGCGCAGCGGTCTTGTCGTAGCCCCATCCCGCACCATTGCTCAAATGAGGTTTTTAGGCGCACCTTTGACTTTAGCTTGCGTACACGTCCTCGTTGGGCTACAATGCTGGTGCGGAAGACCTGATGCTGCTGTCTGAAATATTCAGAGGGGAAAGACAATTTACCTTTGTCGAGCAATGGGACCCGAAGCCAAAAATGCCAGGTTTTGAATTGGCAGTCGATGCGAGCGACTACCAAGCTGATTCAAAGTATCGCGCCAGCTGCGCCCCGGTTATTTTCGCCTTGCAAAAGCAGTATTTATCAAAATTTGCCTCTTAGGATATAAATATATCGTAAGAGGTTATCTGCTTCACGGCTTTAGTCATGACATATCAAGATTACGTTGAATTTTTAATTCAAACTGTCGCAGAAAATCTCACTCCCACGAGAAATTACATTACAACGGCCGCTTTAGGCGGGCTGCTATTGAAGGCGTTGCCAGACATTAGCTGGAAAACCTTTGGTAAGCGTACGTTGTCGGCCTTCATTCAAGACATCGAAGGCCAGGGAAAACTTGCTCTCATTAAGACTCAGAAAGATGCACTAGCTGTTACGCTTGGTGATACAGCTTCTGCTCCAGTAGTATCTGCGTCTGAAAAGACTAGCTCATTGCGGAAGGCTATTTGGGACGCTTTTGTTCTGCTGTCTCCCAGCGGTAAGCGCTTTATGCATCGCAAAGATGGGACAGTTCGCGTTGCCTTAGAAGCAGCCCCTGTTCCTACCGAAGATTGGATTGAGATTACACCAATCGATTTGGAAAGCCAAAAAAAATGGGCCAGTGATTTTTTGGCTCAAAATTCCACTGATGGAAAAGATTTTTCTGCTCTATCAGCCAGTGAAGACTGGCAGCCTCAGATATTTATTCAAAAGCTTAGGCAAATTGATGAGGCTTCTGCACGCGCTTGGAATAAACTGAGAACGGTCAAAGTTTCTGTAGTCGTGCAAAATTGGCTGACGCAGAACTCGCTTCCCCATAATTTTGCATTTCAACCCGCCACCAAATCAAGCAATAATAAATCAGTAGCTGAATACACTATTGAGACGCCAAGCCCTCGAAATCAAGATGATTTGCGCAAAGTCATTTTGGCTGCGCTGTCGTCTTTACCCATCGAAAAGCTCCTAGAGATTCCCATTCCAGCAGGAGTGATGCTTACAGCTCTCTCTGACGCCAAGCTGCGCTAATCCGCGTGATGGCGAGGAGGAGATATGGGAATCATCTACATTGCCCATCCATTGGGTCTGTATGCCGGCTCTTCTGCGTCGTTTGTACAAGCGTGTGCGAATAACCCGAAATGGAATGCTGAGTGGCAATTTAGCCTTCATCAGTACGAAAAAAATTCCTCTCTGATTGCAAGGGATTTTTGTTCGTTAGTCCTCCAATCTCCTGGTCCAGTTGTAATGGTTCGACCAGTGCAAGCAAAGACTCTAGAAGAAGTTCGCGTTCGCATAGCAAATCGGCTACCACTTATGGCAGTTGACGTAGCCTCTGCTGCGGACTTAGAGGAATTTATCGATGCGGCCATTGCGCAATTTAGCAATGGAGAGCCACTTGTAGCTTTAGATATCGTTGTGGCTTTTTTGCTAATCAGAAAACTTGACCAAGAGCACATGTGGGCAGGCAATGCAAAGGGTTATATGTGGGTAAGCGATATTCCCAAAGGAAGAGGAATTGATCTCAAATACGAGTCACGAGTTCCAAACGTTTTGAACATATTATTTTCTCATGAATTGATATTTTATAAAACAAGTAATTCAAAGAAAAAATATGCGCTAAACCCGGAAAAGCGTGTGGAAATTTACGGAATTTTAAAATCTCGAATATTTCCCTCTGAAATCGAAAGACCTCTGTTACGTCATCCGGACCAAGAAAGCGTCCGAGCGCTAGATGTGCTGGATATTTATAATGCAGTCTAAATAAGAATTTGCAATTTTACCGTCTGACTGCCTCACGGATGCGGAATCTTCGAGGCCTAGTGAATTGATAGTGTGCAAGGGTAGCCCCATCTACGCGGCATTCATTGCAGCTCGTCTGTGCCCTGTGGTGAGAGCGACGGAAACGGTGTTTCGGGCACGCTGTACGGGTACTTTGCGGTCGATGGCCGGGGTGCGCGCCGGGGAGCCCATGCCACGGGGCTCACGTCACCCATAGAAACCCACTGACGCTCTTGCTCATGGTGCTCCATGGATGCAATGCGCCCCATTCTTAGCGCCGTGTGGTACGCCAAGTCTTCGGGCAACTGCGCTCCATACTGAGCCATCTCGGGTTCACGAATGAGGGGCACCAAGTCGATGTTGTATTGGCGTAGGCTCATGTCCAAGGCAAGAACCCATGCGTCTTCCCCACGCGATTGCCAATAGGCAAGCTTGAAGCGCTTCACCATGTCCACGGTGCACCCGCGTTCAATGCCGATACGCTCGATGTCTTCCAACGTGTCCGCTTCCATGGTCTGACCATCGACAGACAGCACCTTGGCGACGCCGGGGGCACGCTCTGGCGCGACATAGGCGACAGACTCGGCATAGATGGGCGCAGGGTTGTACAGACCCATGGGGTATGACTTGGGCGTGTCCACTGCCTTGATTTCGCTGCCGTAATACCAAGCAGGAAGGCACGCCATCAGGGTGGTGGCTTGTTCGCCAAAGCTGCGGTCCACCTGCTCGCGCCACCATGCACGTTGCCAGCCTTCGCCGTCTTGCGCCAGGCGCTGTATATCTTTTTGGAAATCAACCCAGGTGTAAGCCGCCCCAAACGACTTCATGAACTGCGCCCGCTCCTCGTAGTCCTTCAACTGGAATGGAGACAGCGCGGCGCGCAGGCTCCATTGGGCTTGAATCTCATGTTGGCTCTGCACGGTGTAGGTCAAGCCAGCGGCGACATCCTGGCGCGCCTGGGTGGAATCCACGGACGCGGCGATGGCAACCACCATGGTTTCAAACAACTCGC encodes:
- a CDS encoding helix-turn-helix domain-containing protein, with translation MSASLYHVDYEHLRRLLRSVRVKAGLTQVQMSEALGVGQSYVSKLERGENFIDVLLYARWCQACGTKPGKVLDELFDRSAEVRA
- a CDS encoding DUF6538 domain-containing protein yields the protein MRSSAYLSVSRCGVFLVRLVIPSERRNHKEPRDIKFSTLTKDPRCAKSIARRLRVYFELYLLQNVRIERQALIEYLRSNMKKPKLEDLAPFNADKDDNGNWRFTDVKPGDVGAIDAFLEAVNRSSQGDRPLSQVAISEPLPERFHEPGRLSSAARLRVSRHIADYLKSEQAREDDKEIGERSLPQTKTRLRPFLERFGTKQIGTLTPADMEKFKKDLVFYPVNAPNLRNAVNLTFDEIVSHSRRKLLLDNDGAIAERLTEATLEGYVTVAKMETLTHITLQKNLRPTTQRRTARATL
- a CDS encoding H-NS histone family protein; translation: MADNSAIQLEKLEADQKKAAAALAEANAKLASFRKENRGPKLAELKKDIENYGFTAVELFGEAALAPVKPTVKAKAGKRPPSVVKYKDDNGNTWGGGKGPRPAWVKAIQDVGGDMEKYRVAP